CACGTAACTTATGTCTTAtctttgttctgctttttttagtATGGTTCTTTGCAGTAATAAGAATCTgaaaattatgtgtgtgtgtgtgaaaattaaaCCCAGAAACTGCAGTAGGACTTAATAGCTTCAGTACTTGTGGTTGAAATGGCACAGCCttggttttttaaataaatgtctggGTCAGATTTTATACTGTTACCAGTGTTTAAAATGATGCAGTAAATAATACCATAATACAGCCAAGTTATGTGCTGTATATAATTGTATGTGGAACATATAGAATATGTGTAGAAAATGGTATATGTAAATGCAAGCGTGAATAAGAATGagtataattaatattaaaaggaCACATCTCGGTAAAGGAAAATGTgcaaagtgtaaaatgaaatgcagcattTGCTTTCTGCTACAAATGGGTTCGTACTGTATTGCTTTGTCTCCGTCTCCCTCGTGGACAGGGCAATCCAGGAGTCGCTCTCACACTCGTTGGGTGAAAGGGGGGAGACCCTGGGATCATCGGACCCCCCCCAAACACTTTCATCACCGGACCGAGCTGTCCAGTACCCCCCGTCTTACAGCTCGCTGACCGAGTCGAGGGCTCCAGGGGTTGTCGGTGTGGCAACCAGCTTCGATGAGCAGCTGCGCATTGCCATGGAGCTGTCTTGCAGGGACCAAGAGGAGATGGACAGGTGAAGGACAGAGCAGGAggttttagatttaaaaaaaaaaaaaaaaaaaagttaaaatgtttcatatgtATGTCCTTTTCTACAAATGGTTTTCTGGGCTGGAAGTCTGCGCAAGAGCAGCGCTATCAAGCAAGTGAAGCGAAGTAGCGTTGGGTCATTGTGGACGCGTGTGTTTCGAAGACCTTGACTGATGTTGACTTGTGCTGATGGGGTTGTAAATTTGGTTTTTTGGCAGGAAGCGgcgggaggaagaggaagagctggagagGATATTACAACTCTCACTCACAGAGAAGTAATGCAGAGCAGTGCGCCAGCCTGGGGAGGGCCTTTGAAAGGAGATGATGCTATTTattatttgtgcttttcttgaaattaaattattgttatttgttcattatttgtTGTTTAACAAGTTCGAAACACACCTTTGAAGGCAGGAGGGAAGCAAAAGTGGAGTGAGGGAGGTGTACGGTGTAGTACATCGTGATGTTAGACTCCCTGACTCAACTGTGGAAACAGTGGGGAAGAGGACTGAAGAAttgaagagtttaaaaaaaaaggactagAGTAAACTGCACTGAAGGACTGGGCTTCGTTTTAGAAATGACCGCACAGTAACAAGCACCCGTACTGTAGGGTTATGGTAATTCAGTACATATGATATATTCATCTTAATAATGCAGCTGCGCGCGCACGTCGAAGTGTAAGAGCTTCTAGTTTCCTTCGGTTTCTCACAATCGATCCTGCTGTCGTAATTTGAGGGAACAAAAACATCCTTAAATCTGAACAAAACTAAAACAGGGCCGAGAATGTAACGATTGAAGAAAATGTGTGAATCCGAAGTATGTTGGCTGTCTACTAATGTACGATATGGGAACTGACTAAATAAACTTATCAAACGTGTCTCttgtgtgtcctgctgctgctgctgctgccagcgCTGCGATGCCTCCATTAACTAAGAATGTCGGAATGCAGAACCATCGAGTTTTACTGGGCTGTGTGTAACACACGAAGCACGCGTGTATATCTGAGCTCGGCAAGTTTCGACTGACACTCAGTGTTTGCTTCTTCATGTATCAAATATGTAAGAGACTCCTTGTGAGCGCGTAGTAATGATTATCTGCAGGAACCAGCAACATTCCTGCACTGAGAACACGCTCGCCTGAAGCGAAGAGTTCCGCCGCGACGCGTCCCCTTTAAGAAAACCCGTGCGGAATCGGCCTCTTCCAAATAAGGTCGTGTTTATTTTTCTCGGCCGAAATTATTTCTTCCTGGTCCGATGGCACTACTCCCCTTTAAGTGAATGCCGAGAGAGGAATTGGGACTTTTCACGAGCTGCATcaaaacagaggggaaaagCTGAGGGACGCTTGGAAAACGGGGTGAAGCCGCGCGGAGGGCCGGAGTGTGGAGGCAGGTAAGAGCAAGAGCAAGAGCAAGAGCGCTCCCTCGGCACTCGACGTGCTTGTTCACGCGCTCTCTTAGTCTTCCTATGTCACGTTTTAAGGAACTACACAAAACTGGTAGAAGAGCAAGAGgcaaaataaattgcaaaacGCAGCGGTTACATATGCAGTGCGCGGCTTCGCGGGCTCGGAGCTCTTCGTTCCGTTCGGCCGTGTTCGGCGCGTGGGGTCCACGTCACGGGACACTTTGGGCATGATATACCTGGCGCGCGCGACGACGGTGGACTGAGAGGAAACTGCTGCTTCGTGTCGCGGTGGTGGTGTAAGAACTGCGTTTTTCCCTCGGCCACGGCACGGGCGACGTGTCAGAACACGGTACACGTACACGGTACAGTAGTAGTAGCGTAGATAGTACTGCTGGCCAAACAAGGAAATACGAGTGTCAGTGTGTAGCATCCAAGTTATTAGTTAATCCGATCCGTCCGTGTGTGATCACTGGTGAGTGACGCGAGTGGATACATACAGCAACAGTGTGGAATGTGAGTGGATTCATTGAAAACAGTGTTTCTTTTGTGACAGTCCTGCATGTTCACAGATTTGACTGATACTCTTATATCTGCACTGAGACTGACAGTGAGTGgggaccccctgcagccctGTAACCCCACCTGGTGCTCCCGTGGGTTTGATCACTCCACATGTGACAGGTGAGCTCTGTTTCACACCCACAGAGAGCTCCGTTCCTCCCGTGGATCCTGGTGAGAGACCTTGGTGGACGTCGTCAGGGATGGCGCTGCTGACGCTCCACCGAACCCCATCTGTGTGCACCACGCCAGTGAGTCATGGGGTCgaatccccccccccgggaTTGTCCTGTTCATGTGTGTTACGCGAATGACAGTTAGCAGTTCTTTTTCGGGATTTTCACAATCTTCACCCTTTTGATGTCTCCGAAGTCTCTGAGTATTATGCAGCGTGACACGTTCTCGGATTTCCTCTTTGCCGTAGACCTTggcaaataaatgataaatctcagctatttatgtttaaaacagGACTTGGCATTCATGATTATAGGAAAGTATTGTTTAAATGGTGTAATTATATCATGTACaactgaacattacatttaacagTATTAATGAACGGATTATTTATAAATACCGAATACTGCAGTATGGTGTCTTCCTTACCCTTTAGTTTTTGTGGGGTTTTTCTGTGCTATTAATATGGTATAGTAAATATCTCTTTGTGCTACAGTCTTTCTTAGAAGGTGTTCAGCCTTCGtaagaacattttcatttattaccaGTAAAAGAGTGACGGCGCAGGCCGTTATACATCAGTATCAGTTACATCAACACAGTCGTCCTTGCCTGAGTCATGGTTATatcggcggcggcagcagcggctgATAGAGGATCTGGACGTGTAAACCTCTTTTTCTGACACCATCAGACTTAGCGCGGTGCCCTGTGCTAACATCTCATGGttgttttctcctcctcttttcgCCTTCTTTCCCTATTTCTCCCTGTGCCATTCGACCAGCtgacacacatttttctttctttgtttattatttctaGTTTTTTGCTAAATCATGTTTGAACTAGAAATCATCTCTGGTATGTTTAAACCCTgttgtttcctttctttctctgtgcCGGTCCGTGGTGCGAGTCCATGTGAGGCATGCAGTCAATCTAGTGCCTGACTGTATTAACTCATGTTCTGTCTCTTCTCTCCAACCTTGATCGCTGTACTCTACTTCAGCccctttctgcttcttctttttttctttattcactgTCTCTGTCTGGACATGTCAGTTGCATAACAGGTAATGTTACTGTATCAAGTTTCACTCCCCTCAGCCCTCGACGCCACTGCTCTCCCTCCCGGCTCCTGGCTCCCGGCTCCCTGCTCGCAGCTTCGCTTTGCTTCCCTCCCTTGTCTTTGTCCCCCTAACCTGCTGTCCACATCTCCACGTCTccatctctcctcctctctctcacaTTCTCTGCCATTCTCTGTTTGTTTCTCAGCACACTGATAATCTAATATAATCCCCACAAAGAgctttttccattcttttatttaaaaatcactttggataGAGATCTCCTCCTGATCCATGCTGcataatgtactgtactgtactagtAAACTGGTCGAAGGGCCACATCTAGTGGAATTTGTGACATTTAACTTATGAGTTATAATTATGCTTCCGTATTAATTATGTCCTGGTTATTTCAAGGATGAAGTCATTCCAAGAAGAGGAAGACTTCAGAAGAGGTATCATTTATCGATTCCATGTGCTTGCTGTCAGGTGGTCCggttaaatttaaaattactggaGCTTTGAGGAACAATTTCGTTCATTTGCCATCATCGTTagcatttttttgtctttgtggtGCACAAACATCTTCCTTTGAGTTAAATGTTGATGAACCTTTTGCGCTGGCAGGGAAAGTTTCGCTCTGGTGAAAGGGGCGGTGCTTTTGCTGGAGGATGGGGCAGGGACAGGGGATGAGACTCCACCCACTGTGAGCAAGCACCGCCCCCCGGGGGCTGGCAAGGCAGTCATTCAGCACCGACACCTCCATGCCATGGTGTCACTGCTGCGACCCGAAGACACCCTCAAACTGGTGCGAGTCACACAGCATACTGTGTTTCCTGTGTCTCTGCTCTTTCATTTTGAGTTGCGTAGCCCGTGTTGCCCAAGAGTCTCTCTGTGGTCCTGTTTCATTGTGTTCGATGtttctgcagctctgtctcAGGCTCTCCGCCAAACCAGCCTGCATTATTGGAATGACAAGATCATTATTCATAGTCCAAGTCATACACACAGCaataaacataatgaaaaagGACAGAATTCCTGAGAAGACAAAGGAAATGAATCtgctttcctctccttcccGTCTCTCTGGCAGGCGGTGCGTTTGGAGTCGGTCAGTCCAGTCAGAGTGAGATACTTACTGATCGTTTCTACCACGTGCAATAAGCACGAGAGCCTCTTGCTGGGAGTTGACTTCCCCAACGGAGACAGGTGTGTTTGCATTGTGCTTCTGCACTGTCTCCGTGGCCATCGCACTCCTGGGAATGAAGGCAACGCCGAGGCCCTGCGCAAAAGTGTACCATGCATGTTTGCGTTCTCGTTTCGAAAGGGCCCATTAGTCGGTTAAATATGTTTCACCTTTTTGTCTCCCTCAGCGATCAGTGTACCATTGGTCTGGTCCTTTCCATATGGAGCGATACACAGGTGTATCTGGATGGAGATGGGTAAGGCACGAGAGCGTTTGGAACCCAGAGCTTCGGCTGCGAAGTGGTGACAGTCTGTGAGATGAGCttacagcgagagagagaagtgCGGCAACGTGAAAAATAGCTGCCGCAAAGCGTGTGTAAAAACACAACTGAGTTGCTGCGGCTAAGGTCGGAACATTAGTCCGAATTTTTCGAGTGTGATTTTTATATAATCCATACCGTTTGAAACATACCTGTTCTGTGGCATATTTCACTTAGTAGTCAGTGTTCCGgctgtttacattatttattgataattATGTAATAAAGCACTTAGGTGAATGTTGGTTatgctgctgttgtgccttTGAAGCTGTTTTATGACTTATTAGTTTACACACCCATATTAGAAAATATTGTTTACATGCTATGGAAGAGACTAACTGGTTGGGCCTGCTTAGAGCAGCTTGGTAAATATTGAAGGTAGAGGTATGGTGGAAGCAGAGGGAGGAACAGCATTGAGGAGAGGGATCTAAAAGTCAACAAAGAATAACAGTCTCATTTCCACGGTGATCACTTCCACCTGTTCCAAGTGGGACCAGCGATTCGCTTACTGTGTTTGCCCTGTAACCCACACCTCAGAGTGTTTCAGCCGCTGAGCCGTGGCCCTGTCTCTCTTCCAGTGGGTTCAGTGTTACCTCAGCGGGTGATACCAGGACTTTCAAACCAGTGTCCATTCAAACCATGTGGTGAGACGGAACTCTTCCCTTGCTTTTCACAGCTTTATTTACATTCCACCCACCCTGCTTAAGTCGAACTGCCTGTAAATGTCCCCAGAACCATAAAATATCTCTGCTGTGTGGAGCAGAATTGAACCTTTGACCGTCTCTTGGTTTTATGGTTCGTTTGCAACTCCACGGCAAATTAACGCTTGACTTACACCCACAGTGTGACCTTCACATGTAGTGCTGCCCACTCAGTCCCCTTCATGCATGGGAGTAACGCCTATCGTGTTGAACCCTGCACACCCAGGTCAGTACTGCAGGCGCTGCATGGATGCTGCGAACGTGCAGTAAAGGGTGCCCTGATTCCTGGTTCTGGACTGAGCTGGGCTCGGAACTACGCTGCCCAGATTGAGTCGGATCAGCTCTGCATCAACGAGTGGTGCGCCATGACGGGGTTGGAGTCGGTCAGGAGGGACGATGTGGGGCACAGGTGAGCTGCCCAGCTCAGCCAATGCTCAACACTTCACTGTGTCTCTGAGTCGTCAACGTTCAGTCGTCCGTCTCTCCTACTAACCCAGTTCCTCGGAGAGAGCGACGGTGGAGAGGAGGATCAAAGCGCAGCTTCGAGAGATCATGCGGAGTGAGGACCTTGAGAACATCACGTCTAAACAGGTGAGACGAGAGAAGTAATGGACGCGACGCTCACGGCCACGTACCGTCCCTGGTCCAGATGATCATGTGATTATGACGATTGATATTTGTACACTGGCAGGTCAGGAGTGCCCTTGAGAAGAACATCGGCATGGACATGAAGGACTACAAAGAGTTTATTGACAATGAGATGATGGTCACCATGGCTCAGATGGACAAGCCCTCCCGAATATTTGACTACCTGTACCTGGTGGGCGAGCCGCATCGtgtagtgtactgtactgtactgtattccaTCACAGAACACAAGATCAACttactaaaggcaatttagcatAACTCCTGATCGGTGAGAAAACGATCAGATTAAATGTGCTGGTTTCCCAGGAGGAAAAGCTCACTTCAGACTGGACGGATGTATGTGTCATGTGTGACTAGGAGAAGTAACATGGTAAAATGAGACCTTTTGGACTGGTCCTTTACCGCTCTGGGTCTGCCATGACCAGGGCTAGAGAGCCCAGTGCTGCTTTCCTGCATCACCCTTCCTGACTTTCAGGAGGTTGcccaagaatttttttaaattattatttaaatgcgGTGTATTTTAAATAGAATAGTCGTATAGTAAATTAATTCaacttttcctttgtttttaggGCTCTGAATGGAATGCAGCCAACTTCGAAGAGCTACAGAAAAACAAGTATTGGCTTTTCCCTCTTTTCTATTTCCTCTTGTGTTTAGTGTGACGCCGTTGTGTTGATGGTGTTCGTGTCACGCAAGTTATGAAAACACACTCCTTGTTGAGCTCCTGTTTGGTCTGTGCCGTGTTATTGTCTCCCGAAGCGTTCGCTGTGATACTAGAGATAGACAGCTGTGAAGATGGACGCTTTGTgttgaaacacacagagagtaAAGTGTGTGCGGTTAAGATGCCATCGTTGTGTTTTAACAGTGTCGGCTACATTTTGAACGTAACCCGGGAGATAGATAACTTCTTCCCTGAATCCTTCACCTACATGAATATCCGTGTGTACGACGTGGAATCAACAGACCTGCTCTCTCACTGGAATAACACGTACTCTTTCATCAACAAAGCCAGGTGCGtctgcctccctctctctcgtGCACCTCTCCGTGCTCGCGATATTGGAAATGAGCGATTGGATCTCGAAACCCCAAGTCCAGCGTACTAAGCGCGTAGAGGGTGTGAATGCTGTGCC
Above is a genomic segment from Scleropages formosus chromosome 5, fSclFor1.1, whole genome shotgun sequence containing:
- the LOC108935918 gene encoding protein phosphatase Slingshot homolog 3 isoform X1, whose product is MALLTLHRTPSVCTTPDEVIPRRGRLQKRESFALVKGAVLLLEDGAGTGDETPPTVSKHRPPGAGKAVIQHRHLHAMVSLLRPEDTLKLAVRLESVSPVRVRYLLIVSTTCNKHESLLLGVDFPNGDSDQCTIGLVLSIWSDTQVYLDGDGGFSVTSAGDTRTFKPVSIQTMWSVLQALHGCCERAVKGALIPGSGLSWARNYAAQIESDQLCINEWCAMTGLESVRRDDVGHSSSERATVERRIKAQLREIMRSEDLENITSKQVRSALEKNIGMDMKDYKEFIDNEMMVTMAQMDKPSRIFDYLYLGSEWNAANFEELQKNNVGYILNVTREIDNFFPESFTYMNIRVYDVESTDLLSHWNNTYSFINKARQSGQGVLVHCKMGVSRSASTVVAFVMKQQHWTLERALAHVRERRPIIQPNEGFMKQLHTYSGILSASQQRHSTLWRRKSREIRKMSYQSNEEEASDEEELEEGEEEEEEEEEEEENYDEEEEGEVFHEPCPPGDSLPPTPGPSQESPSSTHHITVPDSDKILQSPSRSGRMNLFSLMQSICEQDEEDRNTDKETAAGQWRSPGERRRSQGRRGLIHQKAHVDLSPEPRSRSRCEGAVSEKAGAVSPSPSNEMSGAGNGGGGDVGRAAEK
- the LOC108935918 gene encoding protein phosphatase Slingshot homolog isoform X2; this translates as MHVCVLVSKGPISRLNMFHLFVSLSDQCTIGLVLSIWSDTQVYLDGDGGFSVTSAGDTRTFKPVSIQTMWSVLQALHGCCERAVKGALIPGSGLSWARNYAAQIESDQLCINEWCAMTGLESVRRDDVGHSSSERATVERRIKAQLREIMRSEDLENITSKQVRSALEKNIGMDMKDYKEFIDNEMMVTMAQMDKPSRIFDYLYLGSEWNAANFEELQKNNVGYILNVTREIDNFFPESFTYMNIRVYDVESTDLLSHWNNTYSFINKARQSGQGVLVHCKMGVSRSASTVVAFVMKQQHWTLERALAHVRERRPIIQPNEGFMKQLHTYSGILSASQQRHSTLWRRKSREIRKMSYQSNEEEASDEEELEEGEEEEEEEEEEEENYDEEEEGEVFHEPCPPGDSLPPTPGPSQESPSSTHHITVPDSDKILQSPSRSGRMNLFSLMQSICEQDEEDRNTDKETAAGQWRSPGERRRSQGRRGLIHQKAHVDLSPEPRSRSRCEGAVSEKAGAVSPSPSNEMSGAGNGGGGDVGRAAEK